Part of the Spiroplasma endosymbiont of Poecilobothrus nobilitatus genome is shown below.
AATGGAATGCAAATTATTGCTTTATTAATTGCCACAATTTGTGGTGGGACATTTTCCTTATTACATGGTTTTGCTTCAATTACTTTAAAAGCACAACAAGTAATTTCTGGAACGGCGTTAAATTTATTAGCAACTGGAATCGGATTATTTTTTGTAAGCATTCCTTCCTTAGCGGCTGGAAATATGATTCAAACAGGTTTTAGTACAATTGGGATTGATTCATATCAAATTATTAATATTTTCTTAATTATTGCAATTGCTTTAGCGGGTTTTACCTTTATTTTCTTTAGATTTACAAAAACAGGACTGCGCTATGTTGGATGTGGTGAGAATCATAATGCAGTTGATGCAGCTGGAATTAATGTAATTAAAACAAGATATAAGGCAGTTATTATTTCTGGATGCTTAGCAGGGCTAGCGGGGGCAATGTTTACTCATTATGTTTCTGGGCAATTTCGTGGTGATGTCCAAGGACAAGGATATATTGCCTTGGCAATTATGATTTTTGGGCAATGACGAATTCAATATATTACATTGGGAGCAGTCTTATTTAGTTTTTTAATTGCTTTAGCAGGAACATTATGACGTTTTGCGGGCTGAAATATTGCTGATCCATCAAATCAGTTATTAAAAATTTTACCATTTGTCTTTGCATTAATAACAATGGTTATTTTCTCAAAATATTCAAAAGTACCAAAAGCATCCGGAATTCCATTTGATAAGTCATTACGATAAAAACAACCGATATTGGTTTTTTTATTTACATTTTCTTATTTTTTTCTATAATTAATGTATTCTGAGGATATATTCTGTAAAAAATAAGGGGAAAAAACTATTTATGAAAAAACTATTCATTATTTTTAGTGTTGTCGGATTATTTGCCATTGGGATAACTAGCAAAATTACAAGTTGTCGAATGATAAAATATCGTGATACTAATTATACTAATTCAAATTTACAAAATGATATGTTGATTTGAAAAAAATTGCCAGTGATGTTAGTAATAAGATAACAAATTATGATAGCAATGGAAATATCAAAAATTCAAACGAATTTCCATAATTAAATCAATTTTATGTTTTAGTTAATCAACATAACCAGTCAGTTGTTCTTGACCGTTCAAATACGCAGATTAATTTAGGATTAAAAAAATTTCAAAATGAATTTAAAGAAATATTTGGAATGGCAACACTTTTTAGGACACTTTTTATATAGACATTTGTTTTCTAAAAGTAACTGGAGATAAATAATTTAAACTGCCATGAATTCGAATATTGTTATATCAATGCACAAAATAAAAAAGTTCGTATTTTAATTGTGTTAAATTTTTAAATTTTTTACCCTTAATAAATTCAGTTTTAAAAGTTTTGTAAGTTGTTTCAGCCACAGCATTATCATAAGGGCAGCCTTTATTGCTTAATGATCTTTTAATATTAAAAGTTATTAAAATTTCATCAATGATTTTATTTTTAAACTCATTACCACGATCAGTATGAAATAGAGTTATTTGATTTAATGGTCGTGTTATTTTATGAAAAGCTTGTTGGACCAGTTCGGCTGTTTTATTCGGCCCAGCACTATAACCAATTATTTCACGATTAAACAAGTCAATTAATAAAAAAATATAATGTCATTTAGCGCCAACTTTAACATATGTTAAATCACTAACAATAACTTCATTAGGTTTTTTGTTGTTAAATTGACGATTTAAAATATTATTAATTTGGTCATTATTGACTGTTGTTTTATGATTATGATATTTTAATTTGGTGTATTTAGAAACCAAATTATTTTTGATCATAAAGAATCTGATTTTTCGCCGCGATAAGATGATATCTTTTCTGTTTAAAATAACTTTAATTTTGCGAGCCCCATAAATTTTGCGACTTTTATTAAAGGCACTGATAATTTCTTGTTCATAATTATTAACTCGCTTGTTAATACATTTATTAGTTTGATAATAATACGTTAATTTTGATAAACCCAAAATCTTACATATTTTTCTTACTGAATATTTTGTTTTGTTGTTATTAATTATTGTTATTTTTTGGCCATTATCAGTGCGGCTTGCTTTAAAATGTCATTTTCAATTTTCAAGTCTTTAAGTTCTTTTCGTAAAGTTATTATTTCATTTTCTTATAGTGTGCGATTGTTGGATAGGCTACAATTATTAGGACCATAATTATATAGACTTCAAAATTAGATAAAATTATTAAGAAAGAAAGAATATAAAAATGGGAAATAAAACTTCATACTCTGAATAATTTAAAAAACAAATTGTCATGCTATATAAAAATGGTCAAAAGTGTTATTAATCTAGGGTAAGAATATAATTTACCAAAACCAACTATTTATAGTTGAGTTAAAAATTATAATAATTCTGGTTCATTTAAAGCAAAAGACAATCGCACACTAGAAGAAAATGAAATAATAACTTTACGAAAAGAACTTAAAGACTTGAAAATGGAAAATGACATTTTAAAGCAAGCCGCACTGATAATGGCCAAAAAATAACAATAATTAATAACAACAAAACAAAATATTCAGTAAGAAAAATATGTAAGATTTTGGGTTTATCAAAATTAACGTATTATTATCAAACTAATAAATGTATTAACAAGCGAGTTAATAATTATGAACAAGAAATTATCAGTGCCTTTAATAAAAGTCGCAAAATTTATGGGGCTCGCAAAATTAAAGTTATTTTAAACAGAAAAGATATCATCTTATCGCGGCGAAAAATCAGATTCTTTATGATCAAAAATAATTTGGTTTCTAAATACACCAAATTAAAATATCATAATCATAAAACAACAGTCAATAATTACCAAATTAATAATATTTTAAATCGTCAATTTAACAACAAAAAACCTAATGAAGTTATTGTTAGTGATTTAACATATGTTAAAGTTGGCGCTAAATGACATTATATTTTTTTATTAATTGACTTGTTTAATCGTGAAATAATTGGTTATAGTGCTGGGCCGAATAAAACAGCCGAACTGGTCCAACAAGCTTTTCATAAAATAACACGACCATTAAATCAAATAACTCTATTTCATACTGATCGTGGTAATGAGTTTAAAAATAAAATCATTGATGAAATTTTAATAACTTTTAATATTAAAAGATCATTAAGCAATAAAGGCTGCCCTTATGATAATGCTGTGGCTGAAACAACTTACAAAACTTTTAAAACTGAATTTATTAAGGGTAAAAAATTTAAAAATTTAACACAATTAAAATACGAACTTTTTGATTTTGTGCATTGATATAACAATATTCGAATTCATGGCAGTTTAAATTATTTATCTCCAGTTACTTTTAGAAAACAAATGTCTATATAAAAAGTGTCCTAAAAAGTGTTGCCATTCCATGTCTTTTGCTTTAAATGAACCAGAATTATTATAATTTTTAACTCAACTATAAATAGTTGGTTTTGGTAAATTATATTCTTGCCCTAGATTAATAACACTTTTGACCATTTTTATATAGCATGACAATTTGTTTTTTAAATTATTCAGAGTATGAAGTTTTATTTCCCATTTTTATATTCTTTCTTTCTTAATAATTTTATCTAATTTTGAAGTCTATATAATTATGGTCCTAATAATTGTAGCCTATCCACTTCAACAATTTTAATGTATTGAATTAATTCTTCTTTTGTCATTGCATTAAAATCAATTTTTTTGGTCGACCTGATCTACGAATTCCTTTAGATTGTTCCCCATTTCCTGGTTCTAAAGCAGCATCTCCTTTAATAACAAGTTCTCTTTTTCATCTAATTAATGTTGGATCTGCAATGTTAAATTTTTTAAAAGTTTTTGACCACCCATATTCTCAATAATATTTTAGAATATTTAATTTTTCTTCTTTTGTAAATCATTTTCCTCCCATAATAAAAACACCTTTCAATAAAATTATGACACAATCCTATTTTTTATGTGTCTATTTTATTTTGGGTGTTCAAAAAACTATTTTTTACTTTTTTATTGTATTTTATTTTTAATTTGTTATAATTCTATTAACTTTTTATGGTTTAGTTTTACAGTATACAATGATTTGGATACATTATATTATTTATGAATGGGAAATTTTACACAAGAACAAATGGAAGGAAATTTAAATATTGTTAAAACTCTTTTAATTGAACATAATAAATTAATTAATTTAAAAAGCTTATTAATTTATTTAAATAATTTAGAATTAGATTTTAGTACAAATCATATTTCGCTTGTTCAAAATTTTGTTTGTAGTGTTCCTGAGCGAATAGCAATTATGACTGATTTTCCTAAATTAAAATGAATAACAATTAAGCAACATTATGGTTTATTAGTTCAAATAAATGATTTTTATGTTGATGTTAAAAGCAGAACAACGATAATTTACCAGCGTAGTACAAAAGATCTTTTTAAATTAAATTATGGTTGGATTAATTGTCAAAATATCTTTCAACAATATCTTAATTATAATTTTAATGTAATGTTACCTGTTTCAGATTTAATAACATTAATTCCAAATTTATGTCAAAGGATATGATAATCATATAAAATAAAAGCACTTTGCCTTGAAAAAGGTCTTTTTTCAGAAGTTGTTATAACAGATTATGAGAAAGCAATGGCAGGATTTCTTTTTTTATCGCAAAAAATTAAAACAGTTGTCCAAAAAAAGTTAACAATCGGGAATAATAATTATGAAATTTTAACAAAGGTTAAAAAAGAATAAAAATATGGTATTAAGTTTAAGTTATGATATGAAATTTAGAGAAATTAATTAAAATATTTATATTCTAATAAATATTTTAATTTTATGCATACATAAAATCAGAAAAGTTGGGTGAATAAAAAAGATACGGGTTTTTGTTTTTAAATGTTATTTAGTTCAATAAATTAAGGATATTTTTTTATTGTTTTTATAAAACCCGTAAAAAATTTACTCGCCCGAAAAGTTTGTTTTGTTAAAAAAAGTGTGATAAGATAATATTGTTAATTTATATAGTTTTAGGAGTTGAAATATTATGGCTACTGTTGTTGTCAAAGCAGGAGAACCGCTAGACAAAGCGTTAAAACGATTTAACAAGGTTTCTTCAGTTAAAAGAAAAGAAGCCCGAAAACGTGAACACTGAATGAGCAAAAAAGAAAAAAGACGTTATAAACAAGAACAATCACGTAGTTTTCGTTAAAAAAATCCCATTTTAAATGGGATTTTTTTAAAAATTACTTTTAATTTTGTAGAAAACTCTTGATGAAATAAAAAAAATCATCAATATGATAACTTTAAAAGAAAATTATATAAACTTTTAATATTGTTATTTAACTTTTTTATACGTTAAAATATAATACCGATGATTTTTGGTTTGGCGTTAAACCTTTATGCTGGTATTTTCATTTTCAGAGATTTAAATAATTTTGAATGTTCGTGAAACCTAAGCCATGATAATGAATTAAGGATTCTTTAAGATTTGATTGTAATTTACTAATTTTATTTAACTTCCGATAACTAGCATCAGGATTTGTACTAGTTTTAGTTGCTAATAAAATAGAATTTGTTTGTTTTGCTACTAATAAATATAATGGTTGCATGTCAGAAATAATAATTGAATTTTCTTTGATTAATTGTTTATTAATATTTTCAATAATTCACTGTTTTTGTAATCGTTTTGTGTTGGTTGATTTAACATAAATATTATTATTGCTATCAACAGCCATTTGAATACAACATTTAGTGTTGGTTGAAAATGAATCAAGATGAATTTTTCTTTTATCAAATTTATCTTTAAAATTACCTTTGTGGATTTCTTTAATAAATGTTTCATCGATTTGAATTTGGCCATTTAACGTTTTAAATTTTAATTGGGTGTTTTCTAATTGTTTTGATTTCATTATTTTTTGGCGATTATATCAAGCGTTTTTCGGTGATGTTTTAATAAAGTGGGAAATCATTTTACTAGATTGGCCTAATAATGAAATTTGAATCAATAAATTTAACTGTTCATAATTTAAATGACTTCAATACGTAAAATGATCACGAAAAGCATCAAAACTAGCACGACATTTTTTGCATAAATATTTTTGTTTTCCTTCAGGATTATGACCATTTTTAACACAATAAAAAGATTGACAATTAGGACATTTAATACCTTTATCCCTAAATTTTTGATCAATTTCATTTAAGCGTTTTTGTTTTTTAATTAATTCTGCTTCTTTTTTGACTTTTTCATGAAATTCTAAAAATTGATCATCTGTTAAACTATTTATTAATTATTCAATTATTTTTTCCATTAATTATTCACCTCTTATATTAAAAATATACCTAATTTTAGGTATATTTTATAAATATCAAGAGTTTTCTACAAAATTAAAGAAAATTACTATCTTTTAAAATTACATAATAAACTTTTTTAATGGCCGAAAGATCTTTACCACCAGCATATGAAATTAATGATTGCAAATCTTCTGTCATTTCACGTAATGTTTCAAAAATGCTGCCACGAATTTCAATTAACTCTTTTTTAACTTCAACATAACGTTTTTCACCTTTATTATATTCACTTGCTGATCCAAAATATTCTTTATATTTAATACCATTATTTTTAACTTGTTTCCCAGGTGATTATTGGTGAGCAGCAAATAAACTACCAATCATGCACATTGTTGCACCCATTCGAATTGATTTCGCAATATCACCATTAACTCGTAATCCACCATCTGCAATAATTGGTTTTTAACTACCTTTACTACATCATTTAACAGCCGATAATTGTCATCTACCATTACCAAAACCAGTCTTTAATTTAGTAATACAGACTTTTCCGGGCCCAATGCCAACTTTTGTTGCATCAGCGCCTCATTGTTCTAAATCACGAACAGCTTTTGGTTTTCCGACATTACCTACAATAATAAATGTTTCATGACCTAAATGGCTGCAAATATGTTCAATCATTTTTTTACACTAAAAGCATGACCGTGAGCAATATCAATTGTGATATAGTCAGGTACTAATTGTTCTTTTTTTAATGTTTCAATTAATGCAAAATCATCTGGTTTAACACCAACTGAAATTGATGTAACCAAGTTTTTACTTTTCATATGTTTAATAAACTTAACTTGATCTACGTTAAAACGATGCATGATGTAAAAATAATTTTTTTCTGCTAATTTTTCACATAATTCTTCATTCACTACCGTTGCCATATTTGAAGGTGCGACAGGTAAATTAAAAGTATGTTTTCCTAATTTAACGGTTGTATCACATTCTTTTCGAGAATTAACAACACATAATTCTGGAATTAATTGAATGTCTTCATAATAAAATGATTTCATTTTTTTAATTGGTCGTATAAAGAAAATAAGGGGAAAAACACGAGCTTTCTTTTTAAAAAAGAATAAAAAAATATCTTGTAATCATATTAAAACCGGCATATAATTAATTATGTAATTGTAGAAAGGAATAGTGATTATACAAATGATGACAAGAAATTTTGGTTTTACTAGATTTTGAATTGTGTTGTCAAGTGTTATGGGTATTGCGGGGATGGCAATAGCAGGAGGGGCTTACTTTTATTATTTAGGCCGATATAACAATGGAACTTTTCCCGGTGATATCAACGCTGCAAATACTTGATTAATGAATTCATATGCTGATTTAACAAGTGTTAAAGTTATACTTTTACTAGTAGTGATTTTTTCATTTTTTACAACAATAATTTGTAATATTGGATTGATTCGTTATGCAATTAGCAGTACTGATGCCGAATTATGTGCAAACAAATGAAGTTTAGCCATATTATCGTTATCAATTGGTGGTTTTTTTGCACCATTTGCATTAACATGATTACCAGATACTGATGTTAAAGCAACAAAAAATTCTCGCGTTGTTATTGTCATTTATTTAGGAACTGCTTGATTAGTATCAGCTCTTGCTAGTATTGTTGCAATTATGATTTTTTATAACAAGGCAACAGATAAAACTTGAGTTGGAGACTCAAAACAAAATTTTGCCATTATGATGGGAGTTTTATCTGCTGTTAGTGTTTTAAGTTTAATTTTTGTCCCTGGCTTTTATAGTAATAAAGTTGTTGCTAATATGATGGCTGAAGCTTCTTATGGAAAATGATTACGTTTCGTTTCAACTGTTTATACTATTTTAGTAACAATAATGTTAGTGATCCAAATTATTACAGCGTTATTAAAACTAATTGAAGCATTTGGCCGTATTTTCCAAAAAGGACAAAATGGACTAGCAATTTTTGCTAATATTTTAAACTTTACTGCAACATTAATTGGAACAATCTTTATGATTTATCTAATTACAAAAGTAATTAAAGGATTATGACGTCGTGAAGATGGTTATATGATTAACATTCCACAATATAAAGCATCTGAACATATGCAACGTCGTTATTAATAAGAGTTTTAAAATGGATTTTATAACATTAAAATCCATTTTTATTAGTTATTTTAGATAATATAATATTCTTTAAAAAATAAAATTAATAATATTTTAATTGACAAAAATTATTGTTTTATATAAAATTAAAAAGGTTTCAACACAATACTTACATTGTGTCATCGGGTGTTAGCTCAGTTGGGAGAGCGCCTGCCTTACAAGCGGGTGGTCAGCGGTTCAAGTCCGTTACACCAGACCATTAATGATTCCTGCTGGCTTAGCTCAATAGGTAGAGCAACTGACTTGTAATCAGTAGGTTGGGAGTTCGATTCTTCTAGCCAGCACCATTCTTTGGAGGGGTAGTGAAGTGGCCAAACACATCTGACTGTAACTCAGCTCCTTCGGGTTCGGGGGTTCGAATCCCTCCCCCTCCACCATCTTTATGCATATTTTGGGCTATAGCCAAGCGGTAAGGCAAAGGACTTTGACTCCTTCATGCGCTGGTTCAAATCCAGCTAGCCCAGCCATTGTCTCCTGTTAGCTCAGCCGGTAGAGCAACTGGCTTTTAACCAGTGGGTCAAAGGTTCAAGTCCTTTACAGGAGACCATTTATAAAAAATATATGCCCGAGTGGCGGAATAGGTAGACGCAACGGACTTAAAATCCGTCGGTTTTACAACTGTACCGGTTCAAGTCCGGTCTCGGGTACCATTTATTTTATTTAAAAAAATTGACATTATGTTAAGAAAGTGGTTATATATTACTGTAGTTTAGTATAAAATTTAAAATTAAAATGCAAGTGTAGTTTAATGGTAGAACTTCAGCCTTCCAAGCTGGCTGTGAGGGTTCGATTCCCTTCACTTGCTCCATGATATTAATTGTTAGTTTAACAATTTTTTTTATGTTAAAATAAAAAGGCACGGGGCAAAAGAGGAGTTAGTGATTGTTATGAAAGCCATTAAAAATGATAATAAAAAAGAGTCTACTAGTAATTGAAAACATTTACCACCAGAAATGCAACATGATTTAGAATTTCATGCTTCACGCACAGTATTTTGAAAAAGTTTTTTATTTTTAATCATTGAAGCAGTAGGGCCATTTTTATTATTGTTTTTTTTAACTTCTCCTGACTTAAGTTTTGCCTACCATTATGATGTTGGTATTGGAATTGGTTTTGGTTTAACAATGGTTTTTAGTGTTTTTTTATTAACTTGTTTAGGCTTTTATTTTCATTTTCATCAAGCCGACCAGTTTACCTATACTATTGCATTATCTTGAATGTTATATGGAATTTATTTAACTGGATATTGATGAGGATGAGATAAGATTTTATATCGTTGCTTAGTATCATTTCTTTTTTTATTAATTGCTATTTTTGTTGGTACATTTATGACCGTATGAATGCGTAATCTTCGTGGATATTTTCAAATAAAAAAAGGTAAGAAACAATCGGAACCACCAGTTATCAATGAAAAAGAAAACAATAATTCACCAGTCGATTCATCAGTAACAAAAAAAAGAACCTTAATTATTTTTTTGTAAATTAGTTAATTTTAAATCAATAATTTTTAAGAAAATTTTTTGTTTTGTTTGTTCATACATGTAATTAGCTCAGTAAATTCATAGAATGTTTTGGTAATACATTCATGCTACTACTTTTTCTTGTTGTTGTGATGTTAAATTAAAAAGATTAAATCAATAAGTTTGTTCAGCTTTTGCTGTTAATGTTTCAGAAACAAATGAAGCAATATCAAAAAATTTATCATTTAGCATAGCATATTCAAAATCAATTAAGTAAAGCTTTTGGTTTAAAAAAACTAAATTACCACTATTTAAGTCATTGTGGCATAAAACAAGTTCTGTTGGTTGCAATTTTAAATAATTAAGGTTCTTTTCATATGGAGCTAAATTTACCAATTGTTTACAAATTGCTGTTTTTAATGTTATTAAAAATTGCTCAGGATTAAATGTTTTAATTTGATTATTTAAATTAATTTTAGTTTCTCATAATTGTTTAATTATTGTAGCAACTTGATTTAAGACTTGGTTTGTAAGTTTAACCGTACTAAGTGATTGCAAAGTTGGGTAGTATGGTGTAACCAAAAAGAAATGCTCACCATAATAGCCATAATCTACAATTGGTAATGTTAAATCGGCATTTTTAATTTGTTCTAAAACAAAAATTTCATTTTGATGATCAATGAATAAATTAGTAAAAGGATTACTATAACGGATAAAAAGATTATCAATACTTTGATAATTTTGGTTAGTAATACCTAAATTTAATTTTGTTTTAATTTGGTATTTCATCATATTTCTGACTTCCATTCTGTATGTTATATATTATTAATTTTATTATACAATATATATAGTTAAGAAAAGCGGGGAAATAAAAAATGGATGAAATTTGAATTGCTACTAGTAATAAGAACAAAGTACGAGAATTTAAAGAAATGTTTGAAGGTATTAATATAATTGTTAAATCATTATTAGATTTAACATTACCTGTGCCTGAAATTCCTGAAACATGAACAACCTTTGAAGAAAATGCATTTTTAAAAGCTGATTATTTAAGCAAAATGTTAAATAAGCCAGTATTAGCGGATGATTCTGGATTAGAAATTATTGGTTTAGGAAATTTTCCTGGTGTTAATACTCGCCGTTGAGCAGAACCAATTACTGATAATAATATTATTAATAATTTATTAATTGAAAAATGTCGCTCACTAGAAGAACGTGATGCACAAGCAGTTTGTGTTTTATGTTATATTAATCCAAGTACAAACGAAACAAGGTATTTTTGAGGAATAACAAAAGGTCTTATTACTGAAAAACCAGTTGGTAATAATGTTTTTGGTTATGATGAAATTTTTTTCTTACCAGAAATTGGTCAAACTTATGCTGAATTAACTGTAGGAGAGAAAAATAAGTATTCGCATCGTTCAAAGGCTTTTCAAATGTTTAAAAAATGATGATTAGGAGGAAAAGATGAAGACAACAAAAAAATTAACATTATTTTATTTGAACCAGAAATTGCACAAAATGTTGGAGCCATTATGCGAACTTGTGTTGCAATTAATGCTAAGTTACATTTAATTGAACCATTTGGATTTATTTTTGATGAACGATTTATTGCTCGTAGTAGTGCAAATTATGTTGAGTTTGCTGATTATGAAACATATAATAATTGAAATCATTTTTCACAATTAAATCCAATTCTTAAATTATATTGTGCGACTCGTTATGCACAACAACCACATAGTGCAATTGATTTTACGAAGGAAGAAAAAGTTTTTATTTTATTTGGTCGTGAATCAACTGGTATTCCAACAACAATTTTGAAAGAACATTTATCACGAACTTTTCGTATTCCAATGTCAGAAAAAGTCCGTAGTTTAAATGTTGCTAATACAGTTGGGATTGTTGGTTATGAAATTATGCGGCAATGAGATTATCCTGGCTTATCAAAAGTTGAAACTCAAAAAGGGGCTGATTTTTTAAAACAAAAATAACAATGCTTTTTGTGAATTTTTTTCTTACTTTTGAAAAAAGTTTTTTATAATTCTTTTAGTATTGAGTTATATTTATTGTTTTTAGAAAGGATGATAAAGAATGAATCAAGTAATATTGGTTCGTCAAGTAGAAGGAACTTATGAAATTATTTATGATAAAAAAGAAGCAGGACGAAAAATAATGAAATTTTCGCTAAAGATTCAGCGCCCTTTTAAAAATAAAGATGGTAACTATGATAGTGATTTAGTTAATGCTAAAGTATGAACAAATAATATTGATGATTTAGATATTATTTTACGTGATAAAGCAATTATTGCCGTTAAAGGGTGAATTAAATCATTTCGTTCCAATAATTTTGATGAAGAAAATTATTATAACGATATAATTGCTGACCGCGTTACGTATTTAAGCAGTTTTAACTAACATTACTTAATATTATTAACTTAATACCAATTAGCCATTTCTTTTGAAGCGGGTTTTTATATAAATAAATTAAAATTTAACACCAAACAAAACAATAATTTCAAGAAAAAGAGGTTAAAATAATGCTTTTTTAAGTAATTATTTTTTTATAAAAAAAATTAATATTTTTGCTAAAAACACTTGCAAAAAAAAAGAGGATTTTATATACTTATAAAGGTGTCAGTTAATAGTAATTTATTACTTAATTATAAATAAAATACTTACTTACATTATCAAAAACAATACTAAAAATATGAAAAAAAGTCAAAAGTTATTGACAATAAACGCATAATTTTGTATGACTTGTAAGGTGTTTTGCTGACACAATAACGATCTTTGAAAGCTAAACATAACAACAAAAGATAATCATTTAATCAATGAATATCCGTCATTAAAGCTAGAAACAAAAACGATATTTTTTTAATGAGAGTTTGATCCTGGCTCAGGATGAACGCTGGCGGCATGCCTAATACATGCAAGTCGAACGGGGTGCTTGCACCCAGTGGCGAACGGGTGAGTAACACGTATCTAATCTACCCATTAGCGGGGGATAACAGTTGGAAACGACTGCTAATACCGCATACGACATTTTCTGACATCAGAGAATGTTAAAAGATCCGTTTGGATCACTAATGGATGAGGATGCGGCGTATTAGTTAGTTGGTTGGGTAATGGCCTACCAAGACAATGATA
Proteins encoded:
- a CDS encoding transposase: MIQISLLGQSSKMISHFIKTSPKNAWYNRQKIMKSKQLENTQLKFKTLNGQIQIDETFIKEIHKGNFKDKFDKRKIHLDSFSTNTKCCIQMAVDSNNNIYVKSTNTKRLQKQWIIENINKQLIKENSIIISDMQPLYLLVAKQTNSILLATKTSTNPDASYRKLNKISKLQSNLKESLIHYHGLGFTNIQNYLNLWKWKYQHKGLTPNQKSSVLYFNV
- a CDS encoding IS3 family transposase; translation: MTIINNNKTKYSVRKICKILGLSKLTYYYQTNKCINKRVNNYEQEIISAFNKSRKIYGARKIKVILNRKDIILSRRKIRFFMIKNNLVSKYTKLKYHNHKTTVNNDQINNILNRQFNNKKPNEVIVSDLTYVKVGAKWHYIFLLIDLFNREIIGYSAGPNKTAELVQQAFHKITRPLNQITLFHTDRGNEFKNKIIDEILITFNIKRSLSNKGCPYDNAVAETTYKTFKTEFIKGKKFKNLTQLKYELFYFVHWYNNIRIHGSLNYLSPVTFRKQMSI
- the rpsU gene encoding 30S ribosomal protein S21 — its product is MATVVVKAGEPLDKALKRFNKVSSVKRKEARKREHWMSKKEKRRYKQEQSRSFR
- a CDS encoding ABC transporter permease, producing the protein MEAVSQLFANGSILFAVLLIAAMASLYSERAGVVNIAIDGMMIIGALVYALLGKVLSEYGNGMQIIALLIATICGGTFSLLHGFASITLKAQQVISGTALNLLATGIGLFFVSIPSLAAGNMIQTGFSTIGIDSYQIINIFLIIAIALAGFTFIFFRFTKTGLRYVGCGENHNAVDAAGINVIKTRYKAVIISGCLAGLAGAMFTHYVSGQFRGDVQGQGYIALAIMIFGQWRIQYITLGAVLFSFLIALAGTLWRFAGWNIADPSNQLLKILPFVFALITMVIFSKYSKVPKASGIPFDKSLR
- a CDS encoding tRNA (cytidine(34)-2'-O)-methyltransferase, with amino-acid sequence MFKKWWLGGKDEDNKKINIILFEPEIAQNVGAIMRTCVAINAKLHLIEPFGFIFDERFIARSSANYVEFADYETYNNWNHFSQLNPILKLYCATRYAQQPHSAIDFTKEEKVFILFGRESTGIPTTILKEHLSRTFRIPMSEKVRSLNVANTVGIVGYEIMRQWDYPGLSKVETQKGADFLKQK
- a CDS encoding single-stranded DNA-binding protein produces the protein MNQVILVRQVEGTYEIIYDKKEAGRKIMKFSLKIQRPFKNKDGNYDSDLVNAKVWTNNIDDLDIILRDKAIIAVKGWIKSFRSNNFDEENYYNDIIADRVTYLSSFN
- a CDS encoding phosphotransferase, whose amino-acid sequence is MEVRNMMKYQIKTKLNLGITNQNYQSIDNLFIRYSNPFTNLFIDHQNEIFVLEQIKNADLTLPIVDYGYYGEHFFLVTPYYPTLQSLSTVKLTNQVLNQVATIIKQLWETKINLNNQIKTFNPEQFLITLKTAICKQLVNLAPYEKNLNYLKLQPTELVLCHNDLNSGNLVFLNQKLYLIDFEYAMLNDKFFDIASFVSETLTAKAEQTYWFNLFNLTSQQQEKVVAWMYYQNILWIYWANYMYEQTKQKIFLKIIDLKLTNLQKNN
- a CDS encoding DxFTY motif-containing membrane protein codes for the protein MKAIKNDNKKESTSNWKHLPPEMQHDLEFHASRTVFWKSFLFLIIEAVGPFLLLFFLTSPDLSFAYHYDVGIGIGFGLTMVFSVFLLTCLGFYFHFHQADQFTYTIALSWMLYGIYLTGYWWGWDKILYRCLVSFLFLLIAIFVGTFMTVWMRNLRGYFQIKKGKKQSEPPVINEKENNNSPVDSSVTKKRTLIIFL